One Podarcis raffonei isolate rPodRaf1 chromosome 3, rPodRaf1.pri, whole genome shotgun sequence genomic region harbors:
- the OPN5 gene encoding opsin-5 isoform X1: MDSKQNISSEDGSLPPYEQHEDPFESKLSKEADIVAGFYLLIIGIMSTLGNGYVLYMSTQRKKKLRPAEIMTVNLAVCDLGISVLGKPFSIIAFFSHRWIFGWSACRWYGWAGFFFGIGSLITMTAVSLDRYFKICYLSYGTWLKRCHAFICLGIIWSYATFWATIPFAGLGNYAPEPFGTSCTLDWWLAQGSVAGQAFIMNILFFCLLFPTAVIMFSYIKIIAKVKSSTKEVAHYDTRIQKTHVLEMKLTKVAMLICAGFLIAWIPYAVVSVWSAFGRPNSVPIKVSVIPTLLAKSAAMYNPVIYQVIDCKSACCRPCPLKPLQKKTSLKRSQYVFQKWPISACCCQGTGVSLGGSVCLKPESLLDYGVLDPVRVVYMWE, encoded by the exons ATGGACTCAAAACAAAATATCTCATCTGAAGATGGCTCTCTTCCTCCCTATGAGCAACATGAAGACCCCTTTGAATCAAAACTCTCAAAAGAAGCTGACATAGttgctggattttatttattaataattg GGATTATGTCCACTTTAGGCAATGGATATGTCCTTTATATGTCTACACAACGGAAAAAGAAGCTGAGGCCTGCAGAAATAATGACTGTCAATCTAGCAGTGTGCGACCTGGGTATTTCAG TGCTGGGAAAGCCTTTCAGCATCATTGCCTTTTTCTCCCATCGATGGATTTTTGGTTGGAGCGCCTGCCGCTGGTATGGATGGGCAGGTTTCTTTTTTGGCATCGGAAGTCTTATTACCATGACAGCAGTCAGCCTGGATAGATATTTCAAAATCTGCTACTTATCGTATG GTACTTGGCTAAAGAGATGCCACGCCTTTATCTGCTTGGGAATAATCTGGTCCTATGCTACGTTTTGGGCAACAATACCATTTGCTGGCTTGGGGAATTATGCTCCAGAACCATTTGGGACCTCGTGCACTCTGGACTGGTGGCTAGCTCAAGGTTCTGTGGCTGGACAGGCTTTTATTATGAATATCCTTTTCTTCTGTCTCTTATTCCCAACTGCAGTGATCATGTTTTCCTATATTAAAATAATAGCAAAGGTCAAGTCATCCACAAAAGAAGTAGCTCATTATGACACCAGGATTCAAAAAACCCATGTGCTGGAAATGAAGTTAACTAAG GTGGCGATGTTGATCTGTGCAGGATTCCTCATTGCCTGGATCCCCTATGCGGTTGTCTCCGTCTGGTCAGCGTTTGGAAGGCCAAATTCAGTTCCCATCAAAGTTTCTGTGATCCCAACCTTACTTGCAAAGTCTGCCGCTATGTACAACCCTGTCATTTACCAAGTCATTGACTGCAAATCTGCCTGTTGCCGGCCATGTCCTCTCAAGCCACTGCAGAAGAAAACATCCTTAAAGAGATCCCAGTATGTTTTTCAGAAGTGGCCAATTTCTGCATGCTGTTGTCAGGGTACTGGTGTGAGTTTGGGGGGGTCAGTCTGTTTGAAACCTGAGTCCCTTCTAGATTACGGGGTCCTGGATCCAGTAAGGGTTGTATATATGTGGGAATAA
- the OPN5 gene encoding opsin-5 isoform X2 yields the protein MDSKQNISSEDGSLPPYEQHEDPFESKLSKEADIVAGFYLLIIGIMSTLGNGYVLYMSTQRKKKLRPAEIMTVNLAVCDLGISVLGKPFSIIAFFSHRWIFGWSACRWYGWAGFFFGIGSLITMTAVSLDRYFKICYLSYGTWLKRCHAFICLGIIWSYATFWATIPFAGLGNYAPEPFGTSCTLDWWLAQGSVAGQAFIMNILFFCLLFPTAVIMFSYIKIIAKVKSSTKEVAHYDTRIQKTHVLEMKLTKVAMLICAGFLIAWIPYAVVSVWSAFGRPNSVPIKVSVIPTLLAKSAAMYNPVIYQVIDCKSACCRPCPLKPLQKKTSLKRSQPYTISADNNSEVINETQLDSEETL from the exons ATGGACTCAAAACAAAATATCTCATCTGAAGATGGCTCTCTTCCTCCCTATGAGCAACATGAAGACCCCTTTGAATCAAAACTCTCAAAAGAAGCTGACATAGttgctggattttatttattaataattg GGATTATGTCCACTTTAGGCAATGGATATGTCCTTTATATGTCTACACAACGGAAAAAGAAGCTGAGGCCTGCAGAAATAATGACTGTCAATCTAGCAGTGTGCGACCTGGGTATTTCAG TGCTGGGAAAGCCTTTCAGCATCATTGCCTTTTTCTCCCATCGATGGATTTTTGGTTGGAGCGCCTGCCGCTGGTATGGATGGGCAGGTTTCTTTTTTGGCATCGGAAGTCTTATTACCATGACAGCAGTCAGCCTGGATAGATATTTCAAAATCTGCTACTTATCGTATG GTACTTGGCTAAAGAGATGCCACGCCTTTATCTGCTTGGGAATAATCTGGTCCTATGCTACGTTTTGGGCAACAATACCATTTGCTGGCTTGGGGAATTATGCTCCAGAACCATTTGGGACCTCGTGCACTCTGGACTGGTGGCTAGCTCAAGGTTCTGTGGCTGGACAGGCTTTTATTATGAATATCCTTTTCTTCTGTCTCTTATTCCCAACTGCAGTGATCATGTTTTCCTATATTAAAATAATAGCAAAGGTCAAGTCATCCACAAAAGAAGTAGCTCATTATGACACCAGGATTCAAAAAACCCATGTGCTGGAAATGAAGTTAACTAAG GTGGCGATGTTGATCTGTGCAGGATTCCTCATTGCCTGGATCCCCTATGCGGTTGTCTCCGTCTGGTCAGCGTTTGGAAGGCCAAATTCAGTTCCCATCAAAGTTTCTGTGATCCCAACCTTACTTGCAAAGTCTGCCGCTATGTACAACCCTGTCATTTACCAAGTCATTGACTGCAAATCTGCCTGTTGCCGGCCATGTCCTCTCAAGCCACTGCAGAAGAAAACATCCTTAAAGAGATCCCA GCCGTATACAATATCTGCAGATAACAATTCTGAAGTAATTAATGAAACTCA